The following are encoded in a window of Coregonus clupeaformis isolate EN_2021a chromosome 34, ASM2061545v1, whole genome shotgun sequence genomic DNA:
- the LOC121549803 gene encoding eukaryotic translation initiation factor 1A, X-chromosomal has translation MPKNKGKGGKNRRRGKNENESEKRELVFKEDGQEYAQVIKMLGNGRLEAMCFDGVKRLCHIRGKLRKKVWINTSDIVLVGLRDYQDNKADVILKYNADEARSLKAYGELPEHAKINETDTFGPGDDEDIQFDDIADDDEDIDDI, from the exons ATGCCTAAGAATAAAG gTAAGGGAGGAAAGAATCGTAGACGTGGAAAGAATGAGAACGAGTCCGAGAAGAGAGAGCTGGTGTTCAAAGAGGACGGGCAGG agTATGCCCAGGTGATTAAGATGTTGGGTAATGGGAGGTTGGAAGCCATGTGTTTTGACGGAGTGAAGCGGCTCTGCCACATCCGAGGAAAACTCAGGAAAaag GTGTGGATTAACACATCAGATATCGTCCTGGTGGGATTGAGAGATTACCAG gACAACAAAGCTGATGTGATCCTGAAGTACAATGCAGACGAGGCCAGAAGTCTGAAGGCTTACGGAGAACTGCCAGAGCACG CCAAGATCAATGAAACAGACACCTTTGGTCCCGGGGACGATGAAGACATCCAGTTCGATGACATCGCAGATGATGACGAGGACATAGATGAT ATCTAA